AGCAAGGTATTAAGTACACCACAATCTTTGCTGGTAGTCGAAAGAATGATTTAAACCCACATGAGCCAATGACGTCTGAAAGTCTGGAAAGCTTAAAAAAAGAAGTAGACCGACTATATGAAATGTTTGTGCAGCTAATAGCAAGGAACAGAGGTCTTTCAATTGAAAAGATTCGATCAACGGAAGCAGGGCTTTACTTTGGTGAAAATGCAGTAGAGATAGGCCTTGCAGACGGAATTACAATTCTTTCATCTATTAATCAAAACAGGAGTATTATTATGAATGAACAAACTACAACTGACCTAAAAACTGATAATTTAACTAATAAAATCAAGAATGACAGTTATCATGCTGAAGTTCTTGAATTAATACGTTTATGCAACTTATCACGAATGCCAGAGAAAATAGGAGAATTTATAGAGCAGAATGTTAGCAGCAAACAAGCACAAGAAATATTAATGTCGATACTTGCAGAACGAACAATGAAGACTGAAATTTTAAGCACATTACCACAGAATTCGTCAGAAGATTTAATGATACAGGTAGCAAGAAGTCGTAGGAGTTAAAGTATTTTTATAACCGCCGTATATAGCATTGATAAAAGCGGCGGTAAGCAGTTAAGGAGAGAAATTTATGAGTTGTATAAGCGAACAAAATAATCTAGGTGACTTATTAAAGTATGAGGCATCAAGTCTATATTCAAGAGACCAAATAACTGTAGCAAAAGGTCAAAATATTAAACTTGGTACAGTAGTTGCCAAGAAGACAGATGATGGTTTTATTAGAATGCTGAACCCCACTGGAACAGACGGCACACAAACAGCAGTAGGAGTAATTACAACCGATATACATAGCAAAGATTCTGATATGAAAGGAGTAATTATTACTCGCAGTGCAATGCTAGCAGATCATGCAGTGGTGTGGCCAGCAAATATCACTGAAGAACAGAAAGCTGAAGCAATAAAGCAACTTGAAGGACGAGGGATCATTATCCGCAAGGGAGCTTAAAAAAACTATTAAAAACACAAAAGGGGGAAAATAAAAAATGCAAAATCCATTTACAAATACAGCATTTAGCATGACGGCACTAACAAATGCAATGAATATATTGCCGATAAATTATGGACGAGTTGAAAATCTAAATTTGTTTCCAAGTAGGTCAGTGAGATTTAGACATATTACCATAGAAGAACACAACGGAGTATTAAGTTTACTACCAACGCAAGTTCCAGGAGCACCAGCAACAGTAGGAAAAAGAGGAAAAAGAAAGGTAAGGACGTTTACGATTCCGCACATTCCTCATGATGATGTAGTGCTGCCAGAAGAAGTGCAAGGAATAAGGGCATTTGGATCAGAAAGTGAACTGAAAGCGCTAGCAGATGTAATAACTGATCATTTGCAATCAATGAGAAACAAACATGCAATAACATTAGAGCATTTGCGAATGGGAGCGCTCAAAGGAATAATTTTAGATGCTGATGGGTCAGAATTATTAAATCTGTACAACGAATTTGAAATAACACCAAAAGTAGTAAATTTTGCCCTTGGA
This genomic interval from Wolbachia endosymbiont (group A) of Rhinocyllus conicus contains the following:
- a CDS encoding head decoration protein is translated as MSCISEQNNLGDLLKYEASSLYSRDQITVAKGQNIKLGTVVAKKTDDGFIRMLNPTGTDGTQTAVGVITTDIHSKDSDMKGVIITRSAMLADHAVVWPANITEEQKAEAIKQLEGRGIIIRKGA
- a CDS encoding S49 family peptidase → MLLGKPLMLEPRSFELLSLYKEKQPIFKNLKHSIKSNVERTAIIPIHGILTKKPGAFDEMLGMTSYEQIEVQVKQALEDSSIETILLDIDSPGGEVNGIFDLADFIYSARAKKRIVAIANDDAYSAAYAIASSAEKVFVSRTSGVGSIGVIASHIDQSRFDEKQGIKYTTIFAGSRKNDLNPHEPMTSESLESLKKEVDRLYEMFVQLIARNRGLSIEKIRSTEAGLYFGENAVEIGLADGITILSSINQNRSIIMNEQTTTDLKTDNLTNKIKNDSYHAEVLELIRLCNLSRMPEKIGEFIEQNVSSKQAQEILMSILAERTMKTEILSTLPQNSSEDLMIQVARSRRS